The following coding sequences lie in one Lysobacter capsici genomic window:
- a CDS encoding isocitrate lyase/PEP mutase family protein, translating to MSRPQTELARQFHGLHHDGLLLLANAWDAGSARMIESLGAKAMATTSAGVAWSHGYPDGDLLPVRRLVATVADIVRAIQIPLTVDAEGGYSDDPTAVAETVSGLIDVGAVGINLEDGDQDPDLLCAKIEHIKRASARLGIALYLNARTDVYLRGLVPPEQRVEATLARAARYRAAGADGLFVPGLTDEAQTRAIAGDAGLPLNLLARAALPSAEVLRSWGVRRLSAGSDIAQSMYARMSTLASGFLRDGDSRPLAAEATAYSQLNALFEGR from the coding sequence ATGAGCCGTCCGCAAACCGAACTCGCCCGCCAGTTCCATGGCCTGCACCACGACGGCCTGCTGCTGCTCGCCAACGCCTGGGACGCCGGCAGCGCGCGCATGATCGAAAGCCTCGGCGCCAAGGCGATGGCGACCACCAGCGCCGGCGTGGCCTGGTCGCACGGTTATCCCGACGGCGACCTGCTGCCGGTGCGGCGGCTGGTCGCGACGGTCGCCGACATCGTGCGCGCGATCCAGATACCGCTCACCGTCGATGCCGAAGGCGGCTATTCGGACGATCCGACCGCGGTCGCCGAAACCGTGTCGGGCCTGATCGACGTCGGCGCGGTCGGCATCAACCTGGAAGACGGCGACCAGGACCCCGATCTGCTGTGCGCCAAGATCGAACACATCAAGCGCGCGAGCGCGCGCCTGGGCATCGCGCTGTACCTCAATGCGCGCACCGACGTGTACCTGCGCGGCCTGGTGCCGCCGGAACAGCGCGTCGAGGCGACCCTCGCCCGCGCCGCTCGCTATCGCGCCGCCGGCGCCGACGGCCTGTTCGTGCCCGGCCTGACCGACGAAGCGCAGACCCGCGCGATCGCCGGCGACGCCGGCCTGCCGCTCAACCTGCTCGCGCGTGCGGCGCTGCCGTCGGCCGAGGTCCTGCGCAGTTGGGGCGTGCGCCGCCTCAGCGCGGGTTCGGATATCGCCCAGTCGATGTACGCGCGCATGTCGACGCTGGCCAGCGGTTTCCTGCGCGACGGCGATTCGCGGCCGCTCGCGGCCGAGGCCACCGCCTACTCGCAACTCAATGCCTTGTTCGAAGGCCGTTGA